The genomic segment CCTTGAACAATTAATGTTGCAGAATTTATTTACAAGTGCTTAATTTTTTGATTTTATCAATCAGCCCTGGAAATCCTTCAAGAAGGTCTGTCATTTTATCAAAATCATAATATTCTGCTGCTTCAAAAAATTTCAGGCTGTAATCAGTGAGTATTTTTATCTGGTATTTTTCTGCAATACGCGTTAATTCTGATGCAAATGAATTTATATCGTTTATAGAAAATATTTCTTGAATTTTACTGCATACAGGGACCATTTCATTTTCAAGGCAGGAGATCAGTTCCGGCAGTTCTGCTTTTGCCTGTTCTGTGAGAACCTCTTCTTTTTCATCAATTCCTGAATCATCTTCTTGAGCAAAAATATCGGGAAACATGTCTGAGATAAACGAGATAAGGGTTTCATATTCCTCTTTTAATTCTTTTAAAAGATCATCAATATCTATCCTGCCCTGTTCTCCCATAACCTCAATCCGGTATGCTGTTTTTGATATTTTATGTGCTGAGGCATTGGCACACATTCCTTTGATTGAATGGGCGCAGAGCCTTATGCCTGCTGCATCTTTTTCATTCAAGGCTGAATCTAATTTTTTAATTTCCCTGGATATATTTTCAGGAAGCTGTTTTATAAAATATATTAAAACAGACTGGTTCATCCCGCCCATCCGGTTCATAAGTTCCTGGTAATTAAATATTTCAGATACTGGCGCTATACAGGGTGCTTCTAATGTTTTTCCTGTTTTTGGTTCCTCGGGCAAAGAGATAAATTTTTTAATAACAGCCAGCAGCTGATCCGGATTAACAGGCTTTGAAATATAATCATTCATGCCTGCATCAAAGCATTGTTTACGGGCTTCCTTAGTTGCATTTGCCGTCATTGCCACAATGGGAACATCTGGATTGAGTGAGCCGGATTCCTTGTTTCGTATAATGCTCGCTGCTTCAACCCCGTCTGTTTCAGGCATCTGCATATCCATCAGCACAAGATCATAGGGTGTTTTTTTCAGTGCTTCCACTGCTTCACGGCCGTTGTTTGCAATATCTGCTGAAAATCCGTATTTTTGAAGTATTGCCGAAGCTACCATTTGATTGGCAATATTGTCTTCTGCCAGAAGAATGCGGCAGGTTTGCAGTCCAGGTAAATCAGGAACATAAGATTTTGGAATTATATCAGGCAAAGATGCAGGATGCTTTTTTTCATGACTGCATGATTCACCCTCAGCCCTGCCGAAAACTGCAGTAAACCAGAATGTTGATCCCTGGTTTTCCAGGCTCTCGACCCCTGTTTTTCCTTGCATAAGTTCTGCAAGCTGTTGTGAAATTGCCAGTCCCAGTCCGGTACCGCCGTATCTTCGGGTAGTTGAAGCATCAGCTTGTGAAAAGGATTTAAACAGCTTTTCCATATGCGGCTTGGCAATTCCAATACCTGTATCTGTTACAACAAATTTCAATGTAATATGGGTTTCTGTCTCTTTTTCCAGGGAAACACTAATATCTATGCTTCCTTTATGTGTGAATTTAACAGCATTATTTAAAAAATTAAGAAGAATCTGGGAGAGCCTTACTGGATCACCTGTAAGACATGGATGAATGCCGGGGCAGATATTGCAGGTAAGTTTAAGTCCTTTTTCCCTTGTTTTCATCTCCATTGTTTTCACAACAGAGCAAATAGTATCTGCCAGGTTAAAATCCATGTTTTCCAGTTCCAGTTTTCCTGCTTCGATTTTTGAAAAATCAAGAATATCATTAATCAGGAAAAGCAGGATCTCAGATGAAGTCATGGCAGTTTCTGCATATTCGCGCTGTTTTGGATTCAGGCTGGTATCCAGAAGAAGGCGGATCATGTTGATAACTGCATTCATGGGAGTACGGATTTCATGGCTCATATTTGCCAGAAATTCTGATTTGGCAAGGCTTGCAGCCTCGGCAGCTTCTTTGGCTTTTTTGAGTTCCTCTTCATATTTTTTACGTTCAGCAATATTCCATACTGAATCCATGAGAAGAATGAGCTGGCGGGAATCTGAATCATCATAATCATAAGATTTGTTTGCAACCCCGGTAACCCCCACAATTTGTCCTTCTATAATCACTGGAACAGTCAGAAATTTATAAATAACAGCATGTCCTTCAGGACAGCCTTTTTTCAGGGGATGGGGACCTTGGAAATCATTTATGATAATGGAACGCCGCTGCCTGACTGCTTCTCCCCAGGCACCGGTTTTTTCAAGCTGGTAAATTGTCTGGGGATCAGCAACCCTGCATTCTTCCATAACATCCTTTGACCATGTGTTCAGGGTAAATTCTTTTTTATCCTCATTGTAATAATAAATATATCCGATTTTACTGTCAGTCAGTTGAACAGCCTGGGTAAGAGCATAATCCAGCAGATCTTTTGTATTGTCAGTGCTGTATTGTGAAATCTTCAAAAGACTTTCAAGCCTGGCTTCATTCTGCTTATGATATTCTTCAGCACGCTTGCGCTCGGTTATATCTTGAAGAATACAGTGGGTTCTTATAAATTCTCCATTGCCGTCTGTCTGGATCCGCCCTGAAAGCAGCACTGTAATTACAGCCTTATCTTTACGCACTAGCTGCAGTTCTGCCTGAACACTGCCTTTCTGCTTGAATCCGCAGAATCTTTCAGGAAACATGTCATATGTTTCTTCAGTCCAGAATTCATTGAAAAATCTGCCCAGAAGCTCTTCACCGGAATATCCCAGCAGTTTGCATAAACCATCATTAACATCAATATAGCGCCCGTTTTCAT from the Desulfonema limicola genome contains:
- a CDS encoding response regulator is translated as MLQAKKPPMLFVLSASFVLLIAVTSGLIGYVSLKNGKHAVEDLAVQLQLQIFAGIREKLGDYLEIPHCLIRLNADIADQNPGISEDLERLRSMYVRQLKAFESVSTVAVGMEKQGNYVGVGRREGGLFASGLMNRNVDDTYRVSLLDSQGRVIRQIAQSPRYDARTRDWYKTAVKAGKAAWSPVYVWAGSTDIGITAVLPVYDNAKSLIAVQQSALTLDFIGKFLKGLFAGKTGQVFLAEQDGMLVASSSPEKAIRENTKNFERFKAVKSKEPFISNASAHLASLFGDMGSVPDNYHSKIRINNDYYFITAAKLKDEHGLKWIVVTGLPESDLMEQININTRYTVMLCIAAVFAAIWLAFIIARRLTAANRRLENEINERTQAEKSLTASEARFRDMFENSFMTYQSLDENGRYIDVNDGLCKLLGYSGEELLGRFFNEFWTEETYDMFPERFCGFKQKGSVQAELQLVRKDKAVITVLLSGRIQTDGNGEFIRTHCILQDITERKRAEEYHKQNEARLESLLKISQYSTDNTKDLLDYALTQAVQLTDSKIGYIYYYNEDKKEFTLNTWSKDVMEECRVADPQTIYQLEKTGAWGEAVRQRRSIIINDFQGPHPLKKGCPEGHAVIYKFLTVPVIIEGQIVGVTGVANKSYDYDDSDSRQLILLMDSVWNIAERKKYEEELKKAKEAAEAASLAKSEFLANMSHEIRTPMNAVINMIRLLLDTSLNPKQREYAETAMTSSEILLFLINDILDFSKIEAGKLELENMDFNLADTICSVVKTMEMKTREKGLKLTCNICPGIHPCLTGDPVRLSQILLNFLNNAVKFTHKGSIDISVSLEKETETHITLKFVVTDTGIGIAKPHMEKLFKSFSQADASTTRRYGGTGLGLAISQQLAELMQGKTGVESLENQGSTFWFTAVFGRAEGESCSHEKKHPASLPDIIPKSYVPDLPGLQTCRILLAEDNIANQMVASAILQKYGFSADIANNGREAVEALKKTPYDLVLMDMQMPETDGVEAASIIRNKESGSLNPDVPIVAMTANATKEARKQCFDAGMNDYISKPVNPDQLLAVIKKFISLPEEPKTGKTLEAPCIAPVSEIFNYQELMNRMGGMNQSVLIYFIKQLPENISREIKKLDSALNEKDAAGIRLCAHSIKGMCANASAHKISKTAYRIEVMGEQGRIDIDDLLKELKEEYETLISFISDMFPDIFAQEDDSGIDEKEEVLTEQAKAELPELISCLENEMVPVCSKIQEIFSINDINSFASELTRIAEKYQIKILTDYSLKFFEAAEYYDFDKMTDLLEGFPGLIDKIKKLSTCK